A section of the Callospermophilus lateralis isolate mCalLat2 chromosome 14, mCalLat2.hap1, whole genome shotgun sequence genome encodes:
- the LOC143380487 gene encoding uncharacterized protein C2orf78-like gives MYSLPSATHTSSGVVSSSFVSAIDVTSSLTMSENFQNSSLHGNADSLQLSLPVVTNAASMTGGVCNFSRASAPAETSAWLLPSTCGTSFQPLMGSAYLYQHASTATVSKVTGQNLIPMAPAPYPSISEWYIPGSAEKSSSSLEDFNLTVTDQNTADSSLSMTSQYDKTSEANVVIPGYTLLSGRLVQVTLSQIPNQGHCLSLPHQEGSQVYYYDQNSLGTLLSGEHWPCLQSYGSVPYAGSSATAPQPEMVTVLKEVQPTNVLPSVPTPVTYYSVSTQSIEGTNFQGMETSLGMEASLGVQPPSQTFCLPQPPEFPHICNKRKSQIIEKNSQTELGDITTITPVQSSTDLLALPPNQSQEQTEIKNLCEINTMLSEPLDAYQIAMESQDPPLLPLDIPEIHQLLASIGPLDQEEKPHSENTHLERSSLSLEDQGTLGNGTEFSSGYADLTALVGDIHLPELFSSLKDFEQPESPTVTKSNDTRTIMEKQGQEITSALKGPSEPMRKNKHKASECPDGTPQAKMQPRDLECTLRGEISHRDADSSRAPMHTAEHSISKAQKAASSRNSKAKGHGQEKTKRTRENSSRKAQERKQPGNKVKAEEKPTLPKPKGKRNQPDLCQEAFKKPRSCLGMHMLESVQVFHALGKKNDKKTGLSSSRAPGNSGRNQDPRPCPARKPWLAVKGPEKSQVKAQNPDISAEGKGPSPSIYEPPPPGKVKLVPLPFLTLEKPPPRPVINRRPQSLASRRPTGAYPAQPGPASSAQPMAVNQSQPATANPSWMRPAKPAHPVLTHAIQSGVSASTQPSVPRSAASGPAPYKTSSCTSLHWQPVPNVGTKPQSQPPKPQNQYLLQDFALQPIPWRKPNVSGQVVSTPITKQQRPEREAMKKKAQQERENAAKYTALGRVQCFIEREREMEISRYYGYII, from the exons ATGTATTCTCTACCCTCAGCCACCCACACATCCTCTGGGGTGGTCTCCTCATCCTTTGTATCTGCAATTGATGTGACCTCTTCTCTGACCATGTCAG aaaatttccaaaattcTTCTTTACATGGAAATGCTGATTCTCTGCAGCTCTCTCTTCCTGTGGTGACCAATGCAGCGTCCATGACAGGAGGGGTCTGCAACTTCTCCAGAGCCTCTGCTCCAGCTGAAACTTCAGCATGGTTACTGCCCTCAACCTGTGGCACCTCCTTTCAGCCACTCATGGGCAGTGCCTACCTTTATCAACATGCTAGCACAGCTACGGTGTCTAAGGTTACTGGCCAGAACCTGATTCCCATGGCACCTGCCCCCTATCCAAGTATTTCTGAGTGGTATATCCCAGGAAGTGCTGAAAAGAGCTCATCTTCACTTGAGGACTTTAATCTGACTGTCACTGACCAGAACACAGCAGATTCTTCCCTATCAATGACATCCCAGTATGACAAAACTTCCGAAGCCAATGTCGTGATCCCTGGATATACACTACTATCTGGTAGGCTCGTCCAGGTGACACTATCTCAGATTCCAAATCAAGGACATTGCCTCTCACTACCCCACCAAGAAGGAAGCCAGGTCTACTACTATGATCAAAACTCTCTGGGGACTCTGCTCTCTGGAGAACATTGGCCCTGCCTGCAATCCTATGGCTCTGTGCCATATGCAGGAAGTAGTGCCACTGCCCCTCAACCAGAAATGGTGACAGTGCTGAAGGAAGTTCAGCCCACAAATGTCCTACCCTCAGTCCCTACACCTGTGACCTACTACTCTGTGTCCACTCAAAGTATAGAAGGAACAAATTTTCAAG GGATGGAAACTTCCCTAGGGATGGAGGCTTCCTTGGGAGTGCAACCTCCAAGTCAGACATTTTGTCTGCCACAGCCTCCAGAATTCCCACACATCTGCAATAAGAGAAAAAGCCAAATAATTGAGAAAAACTCACAAACTGAACTTGGGGACATTACCACAATAACTCCAGTCCAGAGTTCTACAGATTTATTGGCATTGCCTCCAAATCAAAGCCAGGAACAGACAGAGATTAAGAATTTGTGTGAGATTAACACCATGCTCTCAGAGCCACTGGATGCCTACCAGATTGCCATGGAGAGCCAGGATCCTCCACTACTCCCTTTAGACATCCCTGAAATCCACCAGCTTCTGGCCTCCATTGGTCCTCTGGACCAAGAGGAGAAGCCACATTCTGAAAATACCCATCTAGAAAGGAGTAGCCTGAGTCTTGAGGACCAAGGCACACTTGGAAATGGGACTGAATTTAGCAGTGGTTATGCAGACCTCACTGCACTGGTGGGGGATATTCACCTTCCTGAGCTTTTCAGTTCCTTAAAAGACTTTGAACAACCTGAAAGTCCCACAGTAACAAAATCCAATGATACCAGAACCATCATGGAAAAGCAGGGGCAGGAAATCACAAGTGCCTTAAAGGGTCCTAGTGAGCCAATGAGGAAGAACAAACATAAAGCCTCGGAGTGTCCTGATGGAACTCCTCAGGCCAAAATGCAGCCAAGGGATCTGGAATGCACATTAAGAGGAGAAATTTCTCACAGGGATGCAGACAGTAGCAGGGCTCCTATGCACACTGCCGAGCACTCTATCAGCAAAGCTCAGAAAGCTGCATCCAGCAGGAACAGCAAGGCTAAGGGCCATGGGCAGGAAAAGACCAAGAGGACCAGAGAAAACAGCTCCAGGAAAGCCCAGGAGAGGAAGCAGCCAGGCAATAAAGTCAAGGCAGAAGAGAAGCCAACTCTGCCCAAACCGAAGGGGAAGAGGAACCAACCTGACCTTTGCCAAGAGGCCTTTAAGAAGCCTCGGAGCTGTCTCGGCATGCACATGCTGGAGTCGGTGCAGGTTTTCCATGCATTGGGGAAGAAGAATGATAAGAAAACTGGGCTGTCTTCCTCCCGGGCCCCGGGAAACTCAGGCCGTAACCAAGACCCCCGTCCATGCCCAGCTAGGAAACCATGGCTGGCAGTTAAGGGTCCTGAGAAATCACAAGTCAAAGCCCAGAATCCAGATATTAGTGCTGAAGGAAAGGGTCCCTCTCCATCCATTTATGAGCCTCCACCACCTGGGAAGGTTAAATTGGTACCTTTGCCTTTTCTGACCCTGGAGAAACCTCCACCTCGACCAGTAATCAATCGGAGGCCACAATCTCTGGCCTCACGCAGACCCACTGGGGCTTACCCTGCCCAGCCTGGCCCTGCTAGCTCAGCTCAACCCATGGCAGTCAACCAATCCCAACCAGCTACTGCCAACCCATCTTGGATGCGTCCTGCCAAGCCAGCTCACCCCGTTTTGACTCATGCCATTCAGTCAGGTGTGAGTGCTTCTACCCAGCCTAGTGTCCCTCGGTCTGCTGCTTCTGGGCCTGCACCCTACAAAACATCATCTTGCACTTCTCTCCATTGGCAACCAGTTCCCAATGTTGGGACCAAGCCCCAGTCACAACCGCCCAAGCCTCAAAACCAATATCTTCTCCAAGACTTTGCCTTACAACCAATTCCATGGAGGAAACCCAATGTTTCTGGGCAAGTAGTATCAACTCCCATCACCAAACAGCAGAGGCCAGAGAGGGAAGCCATGAAGAAGAAGGCTCAACAAGAGCGTGAGAATGCTGCCAAGTACACTGCTTTGGGGAGAGTGCagtgtttcattgagagggaaagagagatggAGATTTCTCGCTACTATGGCTACATAATTTAA